A DNA window from Phycisphaerae bacterium contains the following coding sequences:
- a CDS encoding helix-turn-helix domain-containing protein — translation MKRPAKKNAKKNPEGSETDSWSIAGVPPRRSSKAKGKQDKTRSELPPGSTASPASQQKCKHKKTHFEPRSHKFTTNRSRRLPFFVTIPTTVCDQCGHVEQLGDSAAIDKQACEQACRDLHLLMGSEITAIRESLGLSRRKFAALAGVGVTTLARWERGSAIQNIGYDHLFRLLRHPENVERLAALRDVRLPRSAHRADAEQLETNQSQVAEERSARPGCDFSKVAADAEAELVRHIKTLPPAAFADVVTTLFGGLGYVITPFAGGSADESGGFLAAVGTDPLGIIHPQVRVIIRTSQLQDTDVARMEPMLKVGELGTLIAQIGATQGAHDTACAASKRIQIMDAHHLSRMWTGIYEELTPAQQSVLPLQKLSFFAAK, via the coding sequence GTGAAGAGACCCGCAAAAAAAAACGCAAAGAAGAACCCCGAAGGCTCCGAAACGGATTCGTGGTCAATCGCGGGAGTCCCCCCCCGTCGGTCGTCCAAGGCGAAGGGTAAGCAGGACAAGACCCGGTCCGAACTTCCGCCCGGATCGACGGCAAGCCCAGCCAGCCAGCAGAAGTGCAAGCACAAGAAGACCCACTTCGAACCTCGGTCGCACAAGTTCACCACCAACCGATCGAGGAGGCTCCCTTTTTTCGTGACCATCCCGACGACCGTCTGCGACCAGTGCGGACATGTCGAACAACTGGGTGATTCCGCTGCCATTGACAAGCAGGCCTGCGAGCAGGCTTGCCGTGATCTGCACCTTCTGATGGGGTCTGAGATCACAGCGATCCGGGAGTCGCTTGGGCTCTCCCGCCGGAAGTTCGCGGCCTTGGCTGGGGTCGGGGTCACCACGCTCGCACGCTGGGAGCGGGGCTCGGCGATTCAGAACATAGGCTACGATCATCTTTTTCGCTTGCTAAGGCACCCTGAGAACGTCGAACGCCTGGCAGCCCTGCGGGATGTTCGCCTGCCACGTAGCGCTCACAGGGCTGACGCTGAACAACTCGAAACGAACCAGTCGCAGGTGGCTGAAGAGCGATCGGCACGGCCCGGCTGCGATTTCAGCAAGGTCGCTGCCGACGCAGAAGCAGAGCTGGTGCGGCACATCAAAACCTTGCCGCCGGCGGCTTTCGCCGATGTGGTCACCACATTGTTCGGCGGCCTGGGCTATGTGATTACCCCGTTTGCGGGCGGTTCGGCGGATGAGTCAGGCGGCTTCCTGGCTGCCGTCGGCACCGATCCGCTGGGAATCATCCATCCGCAGGTGCGGGTCATTATCCGGACCTCCCAGCTCCAGGATACCGATGTCGCCCGCATGGAACCGATGCTCAAAGTCGGCGAACTGGGCACCCTTATCGCCCAAATCGGTGCGACTCAAGGGGCACACGATACCGCCTGCGCCGCCTCGAAGCGGATTCAAATCATGGATGCCCACCATCTATCTCGTATGTGGACGGGCATCTACGAGGAGCTCACCCCCGCCCAGCAATCCGTGTTGCCACTCCAGAAACTCAGTTTCTTCGCCGCGAAGTGA